A section of the Alphaproteobacteria bacterium GM7ARS4 genome encodes:
- the secE gene encoding preprotein translocase subunit SecE has protein sequence MAFNPIRFLDEVKREVVKVAWPTKQETLMTTLIVFIFVGIAAVFFLIVDQIVAWGIQTILGVG, from the coding sequence ATGGCCTTTAATCCCATACGCTTTTTAGATGAAGTCAAACGTGAGGTTGTGAAAGTCGCATGGCCAACGAAGCAAGAAACGTTGATGACAACACTTATTGTCTTTATCTTCGTGGGTATTGCGGCGGTGTTTTTCTTAATCGTCGACCAAATTGTTGCTTGGGGTATCCAAACAATCTTGGGCGTGGGTTAG